In one Bacillus thuringiensis genomic region, the following are encoded:
- a CDS encoding MgtC/SapB family protein codes for MDYTDLLIKLGLSAILGFAIGLERELKRKPLGLKTCLVISIISCLLTIVSIKAAYNLPHTDHMNMDPLRLAAQIVSGIGFLGAGVILRRGNDSIAGLTTAAMIWGASGIGIAVGAGFYIEAIFGMCFLMISVELIPLTMKFVGPRSFRQRDIVVKLVVRNMDNIPVVIEEIKEMDIKVKNMKLKTLENGSHYLHLKLCIDQKRHTADVYYALQHLESVQQTEVESM; via the coding sequence ATGGACTATACCGATTTATTAATCAAACTAGGTCTTTCGGCTATTTTAGGGTTCGCCATCGGTTTAGAGCGCGAATTAAAACGTAAACCACTTGGTTTAAAAACGTGTTTAGTTATTTCTATTATCAGTTGCCTCCTGACGATTGTTTCTATTAAAGCAGCTTACAATTTACCACATACCGATCATATGAATATGGATCCACTTCGACTTGCCGCCCAAATTGTATCAGGAATCGGTTTTTTAGGTGCCGGTGTTATTTTAAGAAGAGGAAACGATAGTATTGCAGGACTAACGACTGCTGCTATGATCTGGGGCGCATCTGGTATTGGTATTGCTGTTGGAGCTGGATTCTATATCGAAGCAATTTTCGGGATGTGTTTCCTTATGATTAGTGTTGAACTTATACCGTTAACAATGAAATTCGTAGGACCTAGATCATTTCGTCAACGTGATATCGTAGTAAAACTTGTTGTGCGAAATATGGACAATATCCCAGTTGTAATTGAAGAAATAAAAGAAATGGATATAAAAGTGAAGAATATGAAGCTTAAAACGTTAGAAAATGGTTCTCATTATTTACATCTTAAATTATGTATCGATCAAAAAAGACATACTGCCGATGTTTACTATGCTCTCCAGCATCTTGAAAGTGTTCAACAAACTGAAGTGGAAAGTATGTAA
- a CDS encoding potassium channel family protein — MKSRPKLVDTFRDSIIFRLICFIIILTAFSGFLIHRLEPSHFTTWFDGIWWSIVTIFTVGYGDFAPHTLIGKLIGMGIILFGTGFCSYYMVLFATDMINKQYMKVKGEEAATSNSHMIIVGWNERAKHVVKQMHILQPNLDIVLIDETLSLLPKPFHHLEFIKGCPHHDQTLLKANITTAHTILITADKEKNESLADTQSILNILTAKGLNPNIHCIAELLTSEQIQNATRAGASEIIEGNKLTSYVFTASLLFPSISGVLFSLYNEISDNKLQLMELPSSCTGQTFANCSYTLLKQNILLLGIKRDEQYMINPVHSFVLIQSDILIVIHH; from the coding sequence TTGAAATCCCGTCCAAAATTAGTAGATACATTTCGTGATTCCATTATTTTTCGTTTAATTTGTTTTATTATTATACTTACCGCTTTTTCCGGCTTTCTTATACATAGATTAGAACCATCTCACTTTACCACATGGTTTGATGGAATTTGGTGGTCAATCGTTACAATTTTCACTGTTGGCTATGGTGACTTTGCCCCGCATACACTAATCGGCAAACTTATCGGTATGGGTATTATTTTATTTGGAACTGGTTTTTGTTCTTATTATATGGTGCTATTCGCCACTGATATGATTAATAAACAATATATGAAAGTTAAAGGAGAAGAAGCCGCGACTTCTAACAGTCATATGATTATTGTCGGCTGGAACGAACGGGCAAAACATGTTGTAAAACAAATGCACATCTTACAACCTAACCTGGATATCGTTTTAATTGATGAAACACTTTCTTTACTGCCAAAACCATTTCATCATTTAGAATTTATAAAAGGATGCCCCCATCACGATCAAACATTATTAAAAGCTAATATTACAACCGCTCACACTATATTAATAACTGCTGATAAAGAAAAAAACGAAAGCTTAGCTGATACACAGTCCATTTTAAATATTTTAACCGCAAAAGGGCTCAACCCAAACATTCACTGCATCGCTGAACTTCTTACTTCTGAACAAATACAAAATGCAACGAGAGCTGGCGCATCAGAAATTATAGAAGGAAATAAATTAACGAGCTATGTATTTACCGCTTCTCTTTTATTCCCTTCCATTTCAGGTGTACTATTTTCACTTTACAATGAAATCTCTGATAATAAATTACAACTGATGGAACTTCCATCTTCCTGCACCGGACAAACGTTTGCAAATTGTAGCTATACTCTTTTAAAGCAAAATATTCTCTTACTAGGTATAAAGCGCGACGAACAATATATGATTAATCCAGTTCATTCCTTTGTTCTCATTCAAAGCGACATACTCATTGTTATTCACCATTAG
- a CDS encoding YugN-like family protein: protein MIPIQSNLEGRTYALYKLEEIMKPLGYSIGGNWDYEKGCFDYKIDEEDGYQFLRVPFTAVDGELDVPGVVVRLGTPYILSHVYQDELDDHVNTLTAGTSGMDQFAEPKDPDGDVKRKYIDIGKVLMQELEKHFTNGE, encoded by the coding sequence TTGATTCCGATTCAATCAAATTTAGAGGGACGTACATATGCGTTATATAAGTTAGAAGAAATAATGAAGCCACTTGGGTATAGCATTGGCGGCAATTGGGATTATGAGAAAGGATGCTTTGATTATAAAATTGATGAAGAAGATGGCTATCAATTTTTACGAGTACCATTTACAGCGGTTGATGGAGAACTAGATGTACCTGGTGTAGTAGTTCGTCTTGGAACGCCGTATATTCTTTCGCACGTATATCAAGACGAACTAGATGATCATGTTAATACTTTAACAGCCGGAACGAGTGGAATGGATCAATTTGCTGAGCCGAAAGATCCAGATGGAGATGTAAAAAGAAAGTATATCGATATTGGGAAAGTACTCATGCAAGAACTAGAAAAACATTTTACTAATGGTGAATAA
- a CDS encoding glucose-6-phosphate isomerase, with amino-acid sequence MSTHVTFDYSKALSFIGEHEITYLRDAVKVTHHAIHEKTGAGNDFLGWVDLPLQYDKEEFARIQKCAEKIKNDSDILLVVGIGGSYLGARAAIEMLNHSFYNTLSKEQRKTPQVLFVGQNISSTYMKDLMDVLEGKDFSINVISKSGTTTEPALAFRIFRKLLEEKYGKEEARKRIYATTDKARGALKTLADNEGYETFVIPDDVGGRFSVLTPVGLLPIAVSGLNIEEMMKGAAAGHDDFGTSELEENPAYQYAVVRNALYNKGKTIEMLVNYEPALQYFAEWWKQLFGESEGKDQKGIFPSSANFSTDLHSLGQYVQEGRRDLFETVLKVGKSIHELTIESEENDLDGLNYLAGETVDFVNTKAYEGTLLAHSDGGVPNLIVNIPELNEYTFGYLVYFFEKACAMSGYLLGVNPFDQPGVEAYKKNMFALLGKPGFEELKAELEERLK; translated from the coding sequence ATGAGTACACATGTAACGTTCGACTATTCTAAAGCGTTATCCTTCATCGGTGAACATGAAATCACTTATTTACGTGATGCAGTGAAAGTAACACATCACGCAATCCACGAAAAAACTGGAGCTGGGAACGATTTCCTTGGGTGGGTAGATCTTCCGCTTCAATATGACAAAGAAGAATTCGCTCGCATTCAAAAATGCGCAGAAAAAATTAAAAATGACTCTGACATTTTACTTGTTGTAGGTATTGGTGGTTCTTACTTAGGAGCACGCGCAGCAATCGAAATGTTAAACCATTCTTTCTACAACACGCTTTCTAAAGAACAACGTAAAACTCCACAAGTGCTATTTGTTGGACAAAACATTAGCTCCACTTACATGAAAGATTTAATGGACGTATTAGAAGGTAAAGACTTCTCTATTAACGTTATTTCCAAATCAGGTACAACAACAGAGCCAGCACTAGCATTCCGTATTTTCCGTAAGTTATTAGAAGAAAAGTATGGAAAAGAAGAAGCTCGCAAACGTATTTATGCAACTACAGATAAAGCACGTGGTGCATTAAAAACATTAGCTGATAACGAAGGTTACGAAACATTTGTTATTCCGGATGATGTTGGAGGTCGTTTCTCTGTATTAACGCCAGTTGGTTTATTACCAATCGCAGTAAGTGGCTTAAATATTGAAGAGATGATGAAAGGTGCAGCTGCTGGTCATGATGACTTCGGAACATCAGAACTAGAAGAAAACCCAGCTTACCAATACGCAGTCGTTCGTAATGCTTTATACAATAAAGGAAAAACAATTGAAATGCTTGTTAACTATGAGCCAGCACTTCAATACTTCGCTGAGTGGTGGAAACAGTTATTTGGTGAAAGTGAAGGGAAAGATCAAAAAGGTATTTTCCCATCTTCAGCAAACTTCTCAACTGACTTACACTCATTAGGTCAATACGTTCAAGAAGGTCGTCGTGACTTATTTGAAACAGTTCTTAAAGTAGGTAAATCTATACATGAACTAACAATCGAATCCGAAGAAAACGATTTAGACGGATTAAACTACCTTGCTGGTGAAACTGTAGACTTCGTAAACACAAAAGCATACGAAGGTACATTACTTGCACATAGCGACGGGGGAGTACCAAACTTAATCGTCAATATTCCTGAATTAAATGAGTACACATTTGGTTACCTTGTATACTTCTTCGAAAAAGCATGTGCGATGAGCGGCTACTTATTAGGCGTAAATCCATTTGACCAACCTGGAGTAGAAGCATACAAGAAAAACATGTTTGCTTTACTTGGTAAACCAGGATTTGAAGAATTAAAAGCAGAATTAGAAGAGCGTTTAAAATAA
- a CDS encoding DUF378 domain-containing protein, producing the protein MSTLQRIALVFTVIGAVNWGLIGFFQFDLVAAIFGGQNSALARIIYGIVGISGLINLGLLFKPSENLGTHPETNEIR; encoded by the coding sequence ATGAGTACTCTGCAACGTATCGCATTAGTCTTTACTGTAATTGGCGCTGTGAACTGGGGACTAATCGGGTTTTTCCAGTTTGACTTAGTAGCAGCCATTTTCGGTGGACAAAATTCAGCTCTTGCACGTATTATTTACGGCATCGTTGGTATATCTGGGCTTATCAACCTTGGTTTACTGTTTAAACCATCTGAAAATCTTGGTACGCACCCAGAAACAAACGAAATTCGATAA
- the yugI gene encoding S1 domain-containing post-transcriptional regulator GSP13: MSEQYTTGVVVTGKVTGIQDYGAFVALDAETQGLVHISEITNGYVKDIHDFLKVGDTVEVKVLSIDEEHRKMSLSLKAAKRKQGRILIPNPSENGFNTLREKLAEWIEESELTK; this comes from the coding sequence ATGTCAGAACAATATACAACAGGAGTGGTTGTAACAGGGAAAGTGACTGGAATTCAAGATTACGGTGCGTTTGTAGCGTTAGATGCAGAAACACAAGGACTTGTGCATATATCTGAAATTACAAATGGATATGTAAAGGATATTCATGACTTTTTAAAAGTCGGCGATACAGTAGAAGTAAAGGTACTTTCAATTGATGAAGAGCACAGAAAAATGAGTTTATCGTTAAAAGCGGCGAAAAGAAAGCAAGGAAGGATTCTTATACCGAACCCATCTGAAAACGGATTTAATACGCTGCGAGAAAAGTTGGCAGAATGGATTGAAGAGTCCGAGTTAACAAAGTAA
- a CDS encoding aminotransferase: protein MKQFELSRSAESLKPSGIRKFFDLAANMKGVISLGVGEPDFVTPWNVRQACIRSLEQGYTSYTANAGLLELRQEIAKYLKKQFAVSYDPSDEIIVTVGASQALDVAMRAIINPDDEVLIIEPSFVSYAPLVTLAGGVPVPVTTTLENEFKVQPEQIEAAITAKTKAILLCSPNNPTGAMLNKSELEEIAVIVEKYNLIVLSDEIYAELVYDEVYTSFASIKNMREHTILISGFSKGFAMTGWRLGMIAAPVQFSELMLKIHQYSMMCAPTMSQFAALEALRAGNDEVIRMRDSYKKRRNFMTTSFNEMGLTCHVPGGAFYVFPSISSTGLSSAEFAEQLLLEEKVAVVPGSVFGESGEGFIRCSYATSLEQLMEAMKRMERFVENKKRTKRNTFCP from the coding sequence ATGAAGCAATTTGAACTATCTAGATCAGCAGAATCTTTAAAACCATCTGGTATTCGAAAATTTTTTGATTTAGCAGCAAATATGAAAGGTGTTATTTCCCTCGGGGTAGGAGAGCCGGATTTTGTTACACCTTGGAATGTAAGGCAAGCATGTATTCGTTCTTTGGAACAAGGGTATACGTCATATACAGCAAATGCAGGATTATTGGAGCTCCGTCAAGAAATAGCAAAGTATCTAAAAAAACAATTTGCAGTATCTTATGATCCAAGTGATGAAATCATTGTTACAGTTGGAGCGAGCCAGGCGTTAGATGTAGCGATGCGCGCCATTATAAATCCTGATGATGAAGTGCTCATTATTGAACCAAGCTTCGTTTCTTATGCACCACTTGTGACATTAGCTGGAGGAGTTCCGGTTCCTGTGACGACTACGTTAGAAAACGAGTTTAAAGTACAACCAGAACAAATTGAAGCAGCTATTACAGCGAAAACAAAGGCAATTTTACTTTGTTCACCAAATAACCCGACAGGTGCAATGCTAAATAAATCCGAGCTTGAAGAAATAGCAGTGATTGTTGAGAAGTACAATCTAATTGTATTATCTGATGAAATTTATGCAGAGCTTGTATACGACGAAGTATATACGAGTTTCGCGAGTATTAAAAATATGCGTGAGCATACGATTTTAATTTCAGGATTTTCAAAAGGATTTGCGATGACAGGATGGCGCCTCGGTATGATTGCAGCTCCTGTTCAATTTTCAGAATTAATGCTCAAAATCCATCAGTATTCAATGATGTGTGCACCGACGATGTCTCAGTTTGCAGCACTTGAGGCGTTACGCGCAGGGAACGATGAAGTAATTCGAATGAGAGATAGTTATAAGAAGCGTCGTAACTTCATGACGACATCTTTCAATGAAATGGGCTTAACGTGTCATGTGCCAGGCGGAGCATTTTATGTTTTCCCTTCTATATCTTCAACAGGATTATCTTCAGCGGAATTTGCAGAACAGTTATTGCTGGAAGAAAAAGTGGCCGTTGTCCCTGGTAGCGTATTTGGCGAAAGTGGTGAAGGTTTTATTCGTTGTTCTTATGCGACGTCGCTTGAACAACTTATGGAAGCAATGAAGAGAATGGAACGGTTTGTCGAAAATAAAAAAAGGACAAAACGTAATACGTTTTGTCCATAA
- a CDS encoding Lrp/AsnC family transcriptional regulator, whose product MVTEKELELLACLEKSSRLSVDTLAKLLNIEVEEVKKMVARLENEKIIVDYVTHIDWTKVKEHTGLTAMIDVKVTPKHGVGFDAVAEQIYRYSEVKSVYLMSGTYDLSITLEGKTMGEVAMFVSEKLATIESVVSTTTHFILKKYKHEGVIYEKDDDDKRIVVTP is encoded by the coding sequence ATGGTGACAGAAAAAGAATTAGAATTATTAGCTTGTCTTGAAAAGAGTAGTCGATTATCTGTAGATACATTAGCGAAGCTGTTAAATATAGAAGTAGAAGAAGTAAAGAAGATGGTTGCAAGATTAGAAAATGAAAAGATTATTGTGGATTATGTAACACATATTGATTGGACGAAAGTGAAAGAGCATACAGGTTTAACGGCAATGATCGATGTGAAAGTTACGCCAAAGCACGGCGTTGGGTTTGATGCGGTTGCTGAACAAATTTATCGTTATTCAGAAGTGAAATCCGTTTATTTAATGTCAGGAACATATGATCTTTCTATTACATTAGAAGGGAAAACGATGGGGGAAGTAGCGATGTTTGTTTCTGAGAAATTAGCAACAATTGAATCTGTCGTTTCTACAACTACTCATTTCATTTTGAAGAAGTATAAACATGAGGGCGTTATTTATGAAAAAGACGATGATGATAAGCGAATTGTGGTGACACCATGA
- a CDS encoding 2-hydroxyacid dehydrogenase, which yields MWDKAKGDGTVKPKVYIAEPVPTFVENYLSKHCDYEKWDQNEKVPRDILLEKIQDKDGLLNFGSAINEELLTVAPNLKVVSNISVGYDNFDLQAMKNRNVIGTNTPYVLDDTVADLVFALMLSAGRRVCELDSYVKNGEWNAEIGKEHFGLDVHHSTIGIIGMGRIGEAVAKRAKFGFDMNVLYYNRRRKEEAEQKFDATYCDLQTLLKQSDFIVLLTPLTDETYHLIGEKEFSLMKDTAIFINASRGKTVDEEALIHALTEKKIFAAGIDTFTQEPIQKDNPLLSLQNVVTLPHIGSATLKTRQQMAMTAAENLVAGLQGKTPPNIVRG from the coding sequence ATGTGGGATAAAGCGAAAGGGGATGGAACCGTGAAACCAAAAGTTTATATTGCTGAACCAGTTCCAACATTTGTAGAAAACTATTTATCAAAACACTGTGATTATGAAAAATGGGATCAAAATGAGAAAGTACCTCGTGATATTCTATTAGAGAAAATACAAGATAAAGATGGGTTATTAAATTTCGGATCTGCTATTAATGAAGAATTACTGACAGTAGCTCCTAACTTAAAAGTAGTGAGCAACATTTCTGTCGGTTACGATAATTTTGATTTACAAGCGATGAAAAACCGAAATGTTATCGGAACGAATACACCATACGTATTAGATGATACAGTAGCTGATCTCGTTTTCGCCCTTATGCTATCAGCTGGGCGCCGCGTTTGCGAACTCGATTCTTACGTGAAAAATGGTGAATGGAACGCTGAAATCGGAAAAGAACACTTCGGACTAGATGTACACCATAGCACAATTGGTATTATCGGTATGGGCCGAATTGGAGAAGCCGTTGCAAAACGAGCAAAATTCGGATTTGATATGAATGTTCTTTACTATAACCGCCGTCGTAAAGAAGAAGCTGAACAAAAATTCGATGCTACATATTGTGATTTACAGACGCTACTGAAGCAGTCTGACTTTATTGTTCTTCTTACTCCATTAACAGATGAAACATATCACCTTATCGGAGAAAAGGAATTTTCATTAATGAAAGACACAGCAATCTTCATTAATGCTTCTCGCGGCAAAACAGTAGATGAAGAAGCGTTAATCCATGCTTTAACAGAAAAGAAAATCTTTGCAGCAGGTATCGATACATTTACACAAGAGCCGATTCAAAAAGATAATCCACTCTTATCATTACAAAATGTTGTGACTTTACCACACATCGGATCTGCAACATTAAAAACTCGTCAGCAAATGGCTATGACCGCCGCTGAAAATTTAGTTGCAGGATTACAAGGAAAAACACCGCCTAATATTGTGCGCGGGTAA
- a CDS encoding alpha/beta fold hydrolase produces MNHEYTCPYFTFSTRGTTVHYELYEHDNKTERPTFVLVHGFLSSSFSYRRLIPLLSKEGTVIALDLPPFGKSDKSHLFKYSYHNLATIIIDLIEHLSLSNIVLVGHSMGGQISLYVNRIRPELISKTILLCSSSYLARATLPLLYSSYLPFFHLYVKNWIIRRGIVHNLMNVVHDHSLIDDEMKKGYSAPFYDDRIFPALTRMIRDREGDLSSTELQKIETPILLIWGEKDRVVPVHVGHRLHKDLPNSKFISYENTGHLLPEEKPKHVYEEIIAFSAQ; encoded by the coding sequence ATGAATCATGAATATACTTGTCCTTATTTCACTTTTTCCACTCGCGGCACTACTGTTCATTACGAATTGTATGAACATGATAATAAAACAGAACGTCCTACTTTCGTACTCGTTCACGGCTTTTTATCTTCCTCATTCAGTTACCGCCGCCTCATTCCTTTACTATCGAAGGAAGGAACAGTCATTGCTCTTGATTTACCACCGTTCGGAAAAAGTGATAAGTCTCATCTGTTTAAGTATTCTTATCATAATTTAGCAACGATTATTATTGATTTAATTGAACATTTATCTCTCTCAAACATTGTATTAGTTGGACATTCTATGGGTGGGCAAATTTCTCTCTATGTAAACCGTATACGTCCTGAACTCATTTCAAAGACGATTTTACTATGCAGCTCTAGCTATTTAGCACGTGCAACCTTACCTTTACTATACTCTTCTTATTTACCGTTCTTTCATTTATACGTAAAGAACTGGATTATTAGGCGCGGCATCGTTCATAACTTAATGAATGTCGTTCATGATCACTCATTAATTGACGATGAAATGAAAAAAGGTTACTCCGCTCCTTTTTATGACGACCGTATATTTCCCGCTTTAACTCGCATGATACGAGACCGTGAAGGTGACTTATCTTCAACTGAATTACAAAAAATCGAAACACCTATCTTGCTCATTTGGGGTGAAAAAGACCGCGTCGTCCCTGTACATGTAGGTCATCGTCTACACAAAGATTTACCGAATTCAAAATTTATTTCTTACGAAAATACAGGACATTTACTACCTGAAGAAAAGCCTAAACATGTTTATGAAGAAATTATCGCTTTTTCCGCGCAATAA
- a CDS encoding YugE family protein → MGTYEKMIEVVKNWDPFQMGPEFYETEASDVVNVASVFDDPKYIAKKIQHIYFMSFEEVPALEKCEKLAVELLVIKEGGSCSL, encoded by the coding sequence ATGGGTACATATGAAAAGATGATAGAGGTTGTGAAGAATTGGGATCCGTTTCAAATGGGACCGGAGTTTTATGAAACAGAAGCGAGCGATGTTGTGAACGTCGCAAGTGTGTTTGATGATCCAAAATACATCGCAAAGAAGATTCAACATATATACTTTATGTCTTTTGAGGAAGTACCTGCGCTTGAAAAATGTGAGAAGTTAGCTGTGGAATTACTTGTAATAAAAGAAGGCGGAAGTTGTTCATTATAG
- a CDS encoding MalY/PatB family protein produces MQLFHKAINRRGTHSIKWDTYKNEELIHAWIADMDFEVPKPIQTALKQRIEHPIFGYTLPPENIGDIICNWTKQQYDWDIQKEWIVFSAGIVPALSTSIQAFTKENESVLVQPPIYPPFFEMVTTNNRQLCVSPLQKQNDTYVIDFEHLEKQFQQGVKLMLLCSPHNPIGRVWTKEELVQLGSLCTKYNVIVVADEIHSDIIYADHTHTPFASLSEELAARTITCMAPSKTFNIAGLQASIIIIPNEKLRHAFTAIQYRQGFHGLNIFAYTAMRSAYTECNDWLNEIRLYIEDNAQFACEYIKTHISALSVTKPEGSFLLWIDCSRLKLSQNERTALLEEKGKIIVEPGEKYGLGGEEHIRINIGCPRSVLEEILNRLRHTFS; encoded by the coding sequence ATGCAACTATTTCATAAAGCAATCAATCGACGTGGAACGCATAGTATAAAATGGGATACATATAAAAACGAAGAACTTATCCATGCTTGGATTGCTGATATGGATTTTGAAGTACCAAAACCAATTCAAACTGCCTTAAAACAACGGATCGAACATCCGATTTTTGGCTATACACTTCCCCCTGAAAATATTGGGGATATTATTTGTAACTGGACAAAACAACAATACGACTGGGACATTCAAAAAGAATGGATCGTCTTTAGTGCAGGGATCGTTCCAGCTCTTAGTACGAGCATACAGGCTTTTACAAAAGAAAACGAATCCGTTCTCGTACAACCACCTATTTATCCTCCATTTTTCGAAATGGTCACAACAAATAATAGGCAGTTATGTGTGAGTCCATTACAGAAACAAAATGATACATATGTGATAGACTTCGAGCATTTAGAAAAGCAGTTTCAGCAAGGCGTCAAACTCATGCTTCTTTGTAGCCCTCATAACCCCATCGGACGCGTTTGGACGAAAGAGGAACTTGTGCAGCTCGGATCGTTATGTACTAAATATAACGTAATCGTTGTCGCGGATGAAATTCATTCCGATATCATTTATGCAGACCATACACATACACCGTTCGCTTCCTTATCTGAAGAATTAGCAGCGCGCACTATCACTTGTATGGCTCCAAGTAAAACATTTAATATCGCTGGATTACAAGCGTCGATTATTATCATTCCCAACGAAAAACTCCGTCACGCCTTTACAGCTATCCAGTATAGACAAGGCTTCCACGGGTTAAATATCTTCGCTTATACAGCGATGCGAAGTGCCTATACAGAATGTAATGATTGGCTAAACGAAATTCGATTATATATAGAAGATAATGCTCAATTTGCTTGTGAATATATTAAAACTCACATATCTGCTCTTTCCGTAACGAAGCCTGAAGGTAGCTTTTTATTATGGATTGATTGTTCTCGTCTAAAGCTTTCTCAAAACGAGCGTACCGCACTACTTGAGGAAAAAGGAAAAATCATTGTTGAACCTGGTGAGAAATACGGGTTAGGTGGCGAAGAACATATTCGAATTAACATCGGCTGTCCACGATCTGTTTTAGAAGAAATTTTAAACAGACTGCGTCATACGTTTTCATAA
- the sodC gene encoding superoxide dismutase [Cu-Zn], with protein MKKRLFFSCCLLFLMAGCDQGKPKEIEVKLHNASGDEVGTAKVVQQTSGVKITIKGEGFTPGPHGLHVHEIGECKAPRFESSGNHFNPDDKKHGLLNPKGAENGDLPNVVADGSGKIKAEIDAPHITIEEGKTTIHRKDGASIIITENPDDGMTQPTGKSGDRIACGVIVKKASDMKKK; from the coding sequence ATGAAGAAACGGCTTTTTTTCAGTTGTTGTTTATTATTTCTGATGGCAGGTTGTGACCAAGGAAAGCCGAAAGAAATTGAAGTGAAATTACATAATGCTTCAGGAGATGAAGTAGGGACTGCGAAAGTAGTTCAACAAACAAGTGGAGTGAAGATTACGATTAAAGGGGAAGGTTTCACGCCAGGACCACACGGACTACATGTACATGAAATCGGAGAGTGTAAGGCACCTCGTTTTGAATCATCTGGGAATCATTTTAATCCCGATGATAAAAAACATGGTCTTCTTAATCCGAAGGGTGCAGAAAACGGTGATTTACCGAACGTAGTTGCAGACGGTTCTGGAAAGATTAAAGCGGAAATCGATGCACCCCACATTACAATTGAAGAAGGAAAAACGACGATTCATAGAAAAGATGGAGCGTCTATTATTATTACAGAAAATCCTGATGATGGTATGACACAGCCGACAGGTAAATCAGGGGATCGAATTGCTTGTGGCGTAATTGTAAAAAAAGCATCGGATATGAAGAAAAAATAA
- a CDS encoding kinase-associated lipoprotein B: protein MRETFKIGEIVTGIYKTGKYIGEITNSRPGSYVVKVLAVLKHPVQGDLHNVKQADVPFFHERRALAYREQTNIPEQMVKKYEGEIPDYTESLKLALETQMNSFSEDDSPFAVRSLETLEQLKKDYKL, encoded by the coding sequence ATGAGAGAAACATTTAAAATTGGCGAAATCGTTACTGGTATTTATAAAACAGGAAAATACATAGGCGAAATTACAAATAGCCGTCCTGGTAGTTATGTCGTAAAAGTATTAGCTGTTTTAAAACATCCGGTGCAAGGTGACTTACATAACGTAAAACAAGCTGACGTGCCATTTTTCCACGAAAGACGCGCTTTAGCTTATCGTGAGCAAACGAACATTCCAGAGCAAATGGTAAAGAAATATGAAGGAGAAATTCCGGATTATACCGAGTCACTAAAATTAGCATTGGAAACTCAAATGAATTCATTTTCTGAAGATGATTCACCTTTTGCGGTTCGTAGTCTAGAAACATTAGAACAGTTAAAAAAGGACTACAAACTTTAA